The following nucleotide sequence is from Scheffersomyces stipitis CBS 6054 chromosome 4, complete sequence.
ATAGACTATATGAATAGACAAATAAAGAAGCAGTGAATGGAATTGTTATagtagcagaagaagaagtagaagaagcaactcTACTAAGAATGTGAGTGAAAATTACTATATAGAATTTGTGCACCAGTATGTATGAGATGcaaatctttctttttAAACCTATCAGCATATATCAGCATATGTGAGATACAAATATTCGAACAATTGACATACgatctcttttcttctttaagATCTTGTTTCAGTGGTGAACTCTTCTAAAATTCTCCACACTAAATTCACTCCCCATACTAAATCTTAGTCGCGAAAACCTAATAGTTAAGAATAGCACCGTtaatatcttgaagataagTCTTCACTCAAATATCTttgctctttcttctgcttcgCCACTTCCTTGCTGGTGCTTTCAATTCCAATGTCATACACGCCTTCGGATGATCTTGGGCTCGCATTGGATGAATTCAATAGCAAATCGCTCGAGAATCTCCTCCAGCTTCTAGCCAAGATCTACacttccaacaacttgctAGTCCTAGACCAGAGTCTCTCACCATTTCTCAATAGTCTCACAACTTTCCTGAAGCTAAAGGAGCAAGGCAAGTTCAGCAACATCATCTGGCTTAACAACGAGCTTCTATCGCATGATCTCGACGTTTTCAGAAAGTTTGCCGGGTTAATCATCTtagttcaagaaacagaagacaATCGCAGTTTGATAGAGCAATTGCTCGTTTCTAACCTCGCTGTGTTAGACAAAATTCATGGTCTTAAAGTTAACATAATAGTTAAGGACTTATCCCGTTCTTATCTATacgagttgaacaaatcgTTTGGCGGAAACGTCGTCAACTTCGATCTGATTCTTAGTCACGATCTCAAATCGAAACCTGTAACAAGTATATCACCCCGTATCAAGGTGCTAAACTGGGAAACATTACCTGTCTATAATGACGACATCATTGTGGTCGATGTAGGTAAATACGGCGGTATAGATTCGTACTTCGACGAGCCGTTGAAACAGGTGAATCAACTTGTAGAAGCGCTagttcaaattcttttcgCCAGTCATGGAAGTAAGAATAATGTACTCAAATTGAGGAACATCTACGGAAAAGGCAACCATGCTGATTTCCTAGTCCAGCTACTTCAAGACGTTAAGATTCCTGAGTATCTCaataccaacttgaacCAACTAGAGATCGAGTTCTACCGTACAAAATTGCTCAGTAATACTGATTTGgtagttcttgaaagaaactTGGACTTCTATTCAGTTCTCTTTAACCAGTTAAACTACCAGGGTTTGATCGACGACTTGTttgagttgaagttcaacacCATAACAAATCCAGTAGGTGATTCTCTGGCTTACAGTAATCTATCCAATGATGTTCTTTATTCCGACTCGTTGAGACATTTGAACTTTGCATCAATAGGACCAGAATTGAATAAGCTAGCCAAAGAGATTCAGCAAcagttcaagttgaaagacACGGAGAACGATACGTTAAACTCAAACTTACAGGATATACGTAAAATAGTCCAGAACTTGGGAACTTTGACGCAACAGCAAGATCTCATTAAAAAACACACCTCGATCAGCGAGTCTATTCTCGAGAGAATCAACTCTGAGTACGAAACTTTTCTTACGTTCCAGAATGATATCTTTGAAATGGATTAcaaattgcaattgtcCAAACTAaagtacttcttcaatatcaacttTAACCAGTATATAATTCTCACCACTATCGTCTTGGTGTCGATTACTAACAATGGTATTAAAGAGCGAGACTTTGACTGGATCTCCCAGGAAGTGTTGGATAGCTATGGAATTTCTACTAGTTTGGctcttgaaaaattggtcGAATACAAAATGATAAGAATCAACGTCGATTATGGGAACGACTTCTTGAGCACAATCACAGGTGGTTTGGCCAGTAACCAACAGACAACACCTGTTCCGGACGAGAACCAAAGTCTTGCCAACTTGGGAATTACTGGTGCTCAGGATACATACAGAGCGAACTTTACCTTGATAGACAAGTTCTGGAATCTACATCctttggaagaggaagaagaaaaaggagAGGAGCCAGTACAGCATCCAGACTCCAAAGACCTTTTGGTGGATTTGTATCCGAATCCATCCTTTACTTTGCCTTCTAACACGGTTCCGTTGTTAACACGATTGGTAGAGGCTCTCTATCTTCGggacttcttgaagtataAACCAGTgaacaacatcaagaagcGTCCCAACTGGGACAACCTATCTACGAGCACTATGTTCAATGGCAAAACGGTGGATATCAACATTGACGATACTCTGGATGTGAGAACCACCAAGCCGTCACCGTTGGCTACACACCAAGAGTacattgttgttgtagtaATAGGTGGAATCACCAGAAGCGAAATCAGTTGTTTGAAGTATCTACAGCAAAGGcttgtcaagaacaaaaagaacaagaaaatcgTTGTAGTTTCCAGTGGAATCGTCAACAACAGGAAGCTTCTCGATTTCTTTTTAGACTAGAGCTACACTACAGTATTTGTAAAATAATGACAATATTGTTAAGACATATGAATATATAGTATAGTGTATATTTGCCTTGCAAGAAGAGCGGGAAAGTGATGGAATAATAAAAATACGTAATGCAATGGTTTCATTAATGTGAAGATAAAGACAACAAACCGCACGTCGGCAGAAAACAAACAAGTTGGATGAATCAATCgatccagaaactacaattgactgaaattgaatgaaaattggaatattgaaaaattgaaaaattgaaacatCCATTCGTTGAAATTCTTCGATAAGTCACAAGGAATTGAGATTGAATTCATATTCCGACAAATTCAGGgatacttcttcttttctacatctCCTTtattttctcttctctttctcatCTCAGTTTTTTCACATCTCATTCTTCAACGTACAGATCTCAATCATGTTTCATTATAGTCTTAAATTAGATATCTGCTCGACAATGTGTGAACCATCTAGGCCTCTTCGGCCTCTCTTTCggccttcaacttggcgTAGAAAGCTTCTCTCTTAGCAACAATAGGCTTGTGCTCGTAGTACCAGTAAGCAGTAGCCAAGGCAAAACCAGAGGCAAAGCCAATGGTGATGTCGGTGATGATCTTTCTTCTCAAGGTGCCGGTGATAGGAGCGATAGCCATTTTGGTTGTGAGTTGTGGGGATTACTTTGAAAGAATATGTGCAAATAAATAGTAGCAACGAATTATAGCAAATGTAATTTCCTTTAATCAACTATTGCTCGGTTTGTATATACAAAGAAATCAGCTCAGAATTTTCATCCAATGAGATTTTATTGGTTCTGGTTTTGTGACAGAAAAATCCAGAATGCGAACCAGAGAAAACATTTAATCGTTTGATATTGAACTATCCCTCCACCAGCTGTATATCTTTTCTACCAGATACATATATTCATAcaacaaagtcaaaatGATGTTCAAAGTCGGTTTGAGAAACACCTCCAGAAttgccagaagaaacttttcttcttcgtccaGAGCCATGAACGAAATCTACGGTGCTCCAAAGGGTGGTATCTACTCCAACTTGCCATTCCAGGTCTTGAATAGAAAGTACATTCCCTTCAGCGTCTACTTTTGGGGTATttctggcttcttctttgccttCCCATTCTTGACCACCTTCTGgcacttgaagaagtccGGTGCTTTGGACAACTAGACGTTGTCGATTGCGTAtatgacttcttcattctcatcTCGTAGCCTAGATGTAATTGACAAAATTGTCAAGATTGTCAAGTAGTGGAATTTCATCAGTCGAATAATTCTGAAGCTGTCAATGTTGTGTTTGTCTGTTCTATCGGCTTTCTGAAGAGATGTTATATTTTTATCCATGCATTAAGTTTCTCAACTATTCCTATATAATTGTATATCTTCACAGTATATGCCTTATGTGAACAATCAGTAGACGGATGTAGACGAAATAGAACGGTTGAGTATTTATAAGATCATTAATTGGCCAAAAACTCACAATCGCTCTTGctataaatatatatactacAAATGCTAACAATTTTACTAATCGTCATTATCATTACTATCTATTAGATTAAGTTAATCAAACATCAAACCTCACCCTCTTGACCAATCCTCTGCCTTGGCTGTTAGGACGCTTTAAGCTCGACTTACGTTGTTTTCCTTGTAAATCAGAAACAGCAGTCTTGTTTTTAGAAGGAGCTGTAAAAAGCTCCTTGCTCTTATTATAATCACTAAGGCTGACTCGTATTGGCAATTCATTCTCTGAAATAATTGCTGGAGACGTTGGACCTTTAGATGAGCCATTTGCGATTTCTCTGGCATTGATGTTATATTTGTTGATATCAATGGACTGAGAATTGGACTCAATAGGATGAGAAGCCAACGAATGGCTATGGTGAGGTGGTGTAGGGGGACGAATaatcttgttttcttcatcattgtTCTCATCCAGGTCTCtgttttctacaattgGCCTATTAGATGCTGAAGGCAGCACAAGTTCTGGACTCCTGGCTCTAACTTTATAATGAGAAAAAGACTTTTCCGAATCGCCATTGTCTTGATCTTCTGAGTACTTATTATTGCTTTTTTCGTCTGTCTCCGGTTTGTTTATGACTTGGTTCTGTTCTTGTAATTCTGTAGTTTCTGGGACAAAAGAATTCACGAAGTCAAGAGACCCGAAGCCTAAACTATCGCTGAGTGGAGTTGGCTCTAAACTCTCGCCTTGACTGTTCTCTATGCCGTTGACTtgttccttttcttccGACTCAGGTTTTTCCTCTACTATTATACTTGCTTTGACTACTGGCGTTTTACCCCAGCCATTAATAAGAGTCATGAGATCCTTATCAGCCGAAACGTCACTTAGTAGTCCCGAAAAAAATTTAGCTGTTGGTGTAGTGTTGATAACGACTTTATTAGACTCGAGGTATTCTCTGTATCTCTGTTTAGCCTCTCGCTTTTTTTGTTGTAAAGCTCTCTTCTCGCTGAGCTGTTCTAATCTCTgtttgaacttcttgataaaGGAATCCTGGAAAAAGCTGTGTTCGTCTAATTCTCTGCGTACATTCGACAACTCGTTGTGATAGGCTCTGACATGTTGGGCAAAAAGATTGTTGATACCATTGAAGTTGGGGGCAACAGCCGCGTCTCCCCCTTGATCGCTACCAGTGACATCAGCAATCATACTGTCGGCAacattgttgatgattCCTACCAATTGATTACGTCTAGTTTCCTTATTGGAAATAtcatccttttcttccttcagGAGGTACTTTAAGTCTGGGCCGAATCTGTCTATGCTTCTTCCCAAGTTTATTACGTACACCAAAAGAGCTTTGGTTTCTTTCAAAAGCATATCTGGGGTGAGTTTA
It contains:
- the VSP33 gene encoding Vacuolar sorting protein VPS33/slp1 (Sec1 family) (vacuolar sorting protein essential for vacuolar morphogenesis and function~go_function protein transporter activity~go_process protein secretion), with the protein product MSYTPSDDLGLALDEFNSKSLENLLQLLAKIYTSNNLLVLDQSLSPFLNSLTTFSKLKEQGKFSNIIWLNNELLSHDLDVFRKFAGLIILVQETEDNRSLIEQLLVSNLAVLDKIHGLKVNIIVKDLSRSYLYELNKSFGGNVVNFDSILSHDLKSKPVTSISPRIKVLNWETLPVYNDDIIVVDVGKYGGIDSYFDEPLKQVNQLVEALVQILFASHGSKNNVLKLRNIYGKGNHADFLVQLLQDVKIPEYLNTNLNQLEIEFYRTKLLSNTDLVVLERNLDFYSVLFNQLNYQGLIDDLFELKFNTITNPVGDSSAYSNLSNDVLYSDSLRHLNFASIGPELNKLAKEIQQQFKLKDTENDTLNSNLQDIRKIVQNLGTLTQQQDLIKKHTSISESILERINSEYETFLTFQNDIFEMDYKLQLSKLKYFFNINFNQYIILTTIVLVSITNNGIKERDFDWISQEVLDSYGISTSLALEKLVEYKMIRINVDYGNDFLSTITGGLASNQQTTPVPDENQSLANLGITGAQDTYRANFTLIDKFWNLHPLEEEEEKGEEPVQHPDSKDLLVDLYPNPSFTLPSNTVPLLTRLVEALYLRDFLKYKPVNNIKKRPNWDNLSTSTMFNGKTVDINIDDTSDVRTTKPSPLATHQEYIVVVVIGGITRSEISCLKYLQQRLVKNKKNKKIVVVSSGIVNNRKLLDFFLD
- the PCF11 gene encoding pre-mRNA cleavage and polyadenylation factor I component, encoding MSIRQSETIAQRQVVPEIPTPTTIDGEFKIDLYLQLLQSLTINSRAIITQLSTIAEHHMDHADEICEAIENRIRKCIPQHKLFAVYLLDSICKNIGNPYNIIFGRNIFKIFTETYSIVTDNTTRQSLINLFKTWKEIKTSTGSELFPKESIQKIESFIIQATTLASAGKQPIRSEQEVNFAKLTPDMLLKETKALLVYVINLGRSIDRFGPDLKYLSKEEKDDISNKETRRNQLVGIINNVADSMIADVTGSDQGGDAAVAPNFNGINNLFAQHVRAYHNELSNVRRELDEHSFFQDSFIKKFKQRLEQLSEKRALQQKKREAKQRYREYLESNKVVINTTPTAKFFSGLLSDVSADKDLMTLINGWGKTPVVKASIIVEEKPESEEKEQVNGIENSQGESLEPTPLSDSLGFGSLDFVNSFVPETTELQEQNQVINKPETDEKSNNKYSEDQDNGDSEKSFSHYKVRARSPELVSPSASNRPIVENRDSDENNDEENKIIRPPTPPHHSHSLASHPIESNSQSIDINKYNINAREIANGSSKGPTSPAIISENELPIRVSLSDYNKSKELFTAPSKNKTAVSDLQGKQRKSSLKRPNSQGRGLVKRVRFDV